The following coding sequences lie in one Opisthocomus hoazin isolate bOpiHoa1 chromosome 7, bOpiHoa1.hap1, whole genome shotgun sequence genomic window:
- the PLEKHD1 gene encoding pleckstrin homology domain-containing family D member 1 — MFASKSSSVSPSPSMEQADSDALDISTKVQLYGVLWKRPFGKQSAKWSRRFFIIKESFLLYYAESEKKSFESNKYFNIHPKGVIPLGGCIVEPKEEPSMPYAIKISHEDFHGNIVLAAESEFEQAQWLEMLQESGKVTWKNAQLGEAMIESLEAQGLQLAKEKQEYLDKLMEETEELCLQREQKEELERLNQVLEAEKHRFEEVVRELRLEQEQIRRELELTARSLKGVEEEKKELRSLTQSLQKTLEELSLEKQQMLEMLEENESQLQPPSSPSKEQSPIWELHCSLRQIEEKMQQLLEEKLVAEKRMKENEERSRALEEEREFYSSQSQALQNSLSELTAEKQQTEKDLKAEVKVRMDLEKRLGEAEEALQSLEQGLNSLDRNKEKEEKMKADVSNLKKFFEECIRNAELEAKMPVIMKNSVYIHKAATRRIKSCRFHRRRASASWNDLKQSQSFIFSHAEAENIEELKEAAKRLSQDQHFRETLYQIMRSQKDSASGDEK; from the exons ATGTTTGCTTCCAAATCCAGCTCCGTGTCCCCTTCTCCATCCATGGAGCAGGCAGATTCAGATGCTCTGGACATCAGCACCAAAGTGCAGCTGTACGGTGTGCTCTGGAAAAGACCCTTCGGGAAGCAGTCGGCCAAATGGTCCAGGAG GTTCTTCATCATTAAGGAAAGTTTCCTCCTCTACTATGCTGAGAGTgagaagaaaagctttgaaagCAATAAATACTTCAATATCCACCCGAAG GGTGTCATACCCCTGGGAGGCTGTATCGTAGAGCCTAAAGAAGAGCCCAGCATGCCTTATGCCATAAAGATCTCGCATGAAGACTTCCAT GGTAACATTGTTCTAGCAGCCGAATCAGAGTTTGAGCAGGCTCAGTGGCTGGAGATGCTACAGGAGTCTGGAAAAGT GACCTGGAAGAATGCCCAGCTGGGAGAAGCCATGATTGAGAGCCTGGAAGCCCAAGGactgcagctggccaaggagaaACAGGAGTATTTAG aCAAGCtaatggaagaaacagaagagcTGTGTCTGCAGAGGGAGCAAAAAGAG GAACTCGAGCGTCTGAACCAGGTCCTGGAAGCAGAGAAGCACCGGTTTGAAGAGGTGGTACGGGAGCTGCGGCTGGAGCAGGAACAGATCAGACG GGAGCTAGAGCTCACGGCCCGCTCCCTTAAAGGagtggaggaagaaaagaaagagttgCGAAGCCTGACACAGTCCTTACAGAAAACCCTAGAG GAGCTCTCTCTGGAAAAACAGCAAATGCTGGAGATGCTGGAAGAAAATGAGAGCCAGCTCCAACCTCCATCCAGCCCCAGCAAGGAGCAAAGCCCCATCTGGGAACTGCACTGCAGCCTGCGACAGATTGAAGAGAAGATGCAGCAGCTTCTGGAGGAGAAGCTCGTGGCAGAGAAGAG GATGAAGGAGAATGAGGAGCGGTCCCGAGCGCTGGAGGAGGAGCGGGAGTTTTACTCTTCCCAGTCACAAGCGCTGCAGAACTCGCTCTCAGAGCTCACCGCGGAGAAGCAGCAGACAGAGAAAGACCTCAAG gctgaggTGAAGGTGCGCATGGATCTAGAGAAGAGACTGGGAGAAGCTGAGGAAGCATTGCAGAGCTTGGAGCAAGGCTTAAATTCTCTGGATCGCaacaaggagaaagaggagaagatgAAAGCAGATGTCAGTAACTTGAAAA AGTTCTTCGAAGAGTGCATCCGCAATGCTGAGCTGGAGGCCAAGATGCCTGTGATCATGAAGAACTCTGTGTACATCCACAAGGCTGCCACTCGTCGCATAAAGAGCTGCCGTTTCCACCGCCGCAGAGCCAGTGCTTCGTGGAATGACT TGAAGCAGTCCCAGTCCTTCATCTTCTCTCACGCAGAAGCTGAAAACATTGAGGAGCTGAAAGAAGCAGCCAAAAGACTGAGCCAGGACCAGCACTTCAGGGAAACGCTCTATCAAATCATGAGGTCACAAAAGGACTCTGCTTCAGGGGATGAAAAGTGA